In Haliaeetus albicilla chromosome 12, bHalAlb1.1, whole genome shotgun sequence, a genomic segment contains:
- the CIB2 gene encoding calcium and integrin-binding family member 2 isoform X5 — translation MAPNVVPMDYTKDPDVKLPMQLIINMPELKENPFKERIVESFSEDGEGSLSFNDFVDMFSVLSEMAPRELKAIYAFKIYDFNTDNFICKSDLEKTLNKLTREELTAEEITLVCEKVIEEADMDGDGKLGFADFENMISKAPDFLSTFHIRI, via the exons ATGGCACCAAACGTTGTGCCCATGGACTATACAAAGGACCCAGATGTTAAACTACCTATGCAGCTTATAATAAACATGCCTGAACTAAAG GAGAATCCCTTCAAGGAAAGGATTGTGGAATCTTTCTCAGAAGATGGAGAGGGAAGCCTCAGCTTCAATGATTTTGTGGATATGTTCTCTGTGCTCAGTGAAATGGCTCCCAGAGAGCTTAAAGCAATCTATGCCTTTAAGATCTATG ATTTTAACACAGATAACTTCATTTGTAAATCAGACttggaaaaaaccctcaatAAGCTGACCCGAGAAGAGCTAACAGCAGAAGAAATCACTTTAGTTTGCGAGAAAGTGATAGAAGAAGCTGACATGGATGGTGATGGGAAACTAGGATTTGCAGATTTTGAAAACATGATTTCCAAAGCACCGGACTTTCTCAG